The Pogona vitticeps strain Pit_001003342236 chromosome 3, PviZW2.1, whole genome shotgun sequence genome includes a window with the following:
- the FAM181B gene encoding protein FAM181B, translating to MAVQAATLYPHHPFLSFCFSPAAAAAAEPEKSYADGGSLLLRGDGRGSDPGDLKEATRDLLSFIDSASSNIKLALDKPGKSRRKVNHRKYLQKQIKRCTGMIAGGGGGGGGGSGGTPTAAPSPASPEAASSNISNNNNNNNSHPLQTTNKKSTSAGGSLSPPGGSGAPNKPTGKREGSALQSKSLAALFDSWPPAAGPIQAASSSSSAGKEGGSGPSGPGGGGKKVPLRNRNLPLSFFTEPAPSRAVGVEPSLGLKDPAGSGPTPTPTTTTTTEELFDLLAGPDYSSLLPDPNPEPSAPGFPSGRLQAADLGLEPALYEALLPLPHLLFPEASLRPLPALYPAAPSDAAGPGAAAAAAAEGVSAAAAAGATHLPSAAFAPFFPDCPLPPPPALPYEFAPGPGYNRGVPYPSL from the coding sequence ATGGCCGTCCAAGCGGCCACTCTCTACCCCCATcatcctttcctctccttctgtttttctcccgcggcggcggcggcagcggagcCGGAGAAAAGCTACGCGGACGGGGGATCGCTTCTGCTCCGCGGGGACGGGAGGGGCAGCGATCCGGGCGACCTCAAGGAAGCCACCCGGGACCTCTTGAGCTTCATCGACTCGGCCTCCAGCAACATCAAGCTGGCGCTGGACAAGCCCGGGAAGTCCCGGCGGAAGGTCAACCACCGCAAGTACCTGCAGAAGCAGATCAAGCGCTGCACCGGCATGAtcgcgggaggaggaggaggaggaggaggagggagcggCGGGACCCCCACGGCCGCCCCCTCCCCGGCCAGCCCGGAGGCCGCCTCCTCCAATAttagcaataataataacaataataatagccACCCGCTTCAGACGACTAATAAAAAGTCCACTTCGGCCGGCGGCTCTCTATCGCCTCCTGGCGGCAGCGGCGCGCCCAACAAGCCGACGGGGAAGCGGGAAGGAAGCGCGCTGCAGAGTAAGAGTCTGGCCGCCCTCTTCGACTCCTGGCCACCCGCGGCGGGCCCGATCCAGGCGGCCTCGTCCTCTTCCTCGGCGGGCAAAGAAGGCGGATCGGGACCCTCgggccccggcggcggcggcaagaaAGTGCCTCTGCGGAACCGCAACCTGCCCCTCTCGTTTTTCACCGAGCCGGCTCCAAGCCGGGCCGTCGGGGTAGAGCCCAGCCTCGGCTTGAAAGACCCCGCAGGGTCCGGACCGACCCCGACCCCGACGACCACCACGACGACGGAAGAGCTCTTCGACCTCCTGGCCGGCCCCGATTACAGCAGCCTGCTGCCGGATCCGAACCCAGAGCCCTCGGCGCCGGGCTTCCCCTCCGGACGGCTCCAAGCCGCCGATCTGGGGCTGGAGCCGGCTTTGTACGAGGCGCTGCTCCCGCTGCCCCACCTGCTTTTCCCGGAGGCTTCCttgcgccccctgccggcgcttTACCCCGCCGCCCCCTCGGACGCGGCCGGGCCgggggcggcagcggcagcggcagcggaggGGGTCTCAGCAGCGGCGGCTGCGGGCGCAACTCACTTACCTTCGGCAGCCTTTGCCCCCTTCTTCCCGGACTGCCCGCTCCCGCCCCCTCCTGCCCTGCCCTATGAGTTCGCCCCCGGCCCCGGGTATAACCGAGGGGTGCCTTACCCCAGCCTTTAG